The following are from one region of the Lepeophtheirus salmonis chromosome 8, UVic_Lsal_1.4, whole genome shotgun sequence genome:
- the CstF64 gene encoding cleavage stimulation factor subunit 2 encodes MATTVEIPAEIDKSARSVFVGNIPYEATEEKLKDIFSEVGPVTSFKLVYDRENGKPKGYGFCEYKDADMALSAMRNLNGYEIEGRTLRVDNACTEKNRLEMAKGEAEEIVESPYGDPVHPDRAPETIANLVSSLPPEHMYSIIKEMRTCVLHNPDQAKRILQQNPQLAYALLQITVVMRAIDPEMATTVLHPTPPKPPQFQTPSTRSSFFPPPNAERDNREREFRDPRPHRSSHHRQRDHERPRDHDRPRDRERVRDRDRSRERDRRPHSTPSPFGNMDKRPPAFQSPNENDPEKAQLIMQVLQLTDQQIALLPAEQRQSIMELKNQMNS; translated from the coding sequence ATGGCAACCACAGTGGAAATACCGGCTGAGATCGACAAATCAGCACGCTCCGTGTTTGTAGGAAACATCCCTTATGAAGCAACGGAAGAGAAGTTAAAAGACATCTTCAGCGAAGTGGGCCCCGTCACATCCTTCAAATTAGTCTATGATCGTGAGAATGGGAAGCCCAAGGGCTACGGATTTTGTGAGTATAAGGATGCGGATATGGCCCTGAGTGCTATGAGAAACTTGAATGGATACGAGATCGAAGGGAGAACTCTTCGAGTGGATAATGCTTGCACGGAAAAGAATCGCCTTGAGATGGCCAAAGGAGAAGCAGAAGAAATTGTGGAATCTCCCTATGGGGACCCTGTTCACCCAGACAGAGCACCGGAGACTATTGCCAACCTTGTTTCCTCTCTTCCCCCCGAACACATGTATTCCATCATCAAAGAAATGAGAACCTGTGTCCTTCATAATCCGGATCAGGCCAAGCGCATTCTACAACAAAATCCACAACTTGCCTATGCACTCCTACAAATTACAGTAGTCATGAGAGCAATTGATCCTGAAATGGCTACCACAGTCCTTCATCCTACTCCTCCTAAGCCTCCTCAGTTTCAAACCCCATCAACGCGTTCCTCTTTCTTCCCTCCTCCAAATGCAGAAAGAGATAATAGGGAAAGAGAGTTCAGAGATCCCAGACCTCATCGTAGTTCTCACCATCGCCAAAGAGATCATGAAAGACCTAGGGATCACGATAGGCCCAGGGACAGAGAACGTGTTCGGGATAGAGACCGAAGTCGGGAGAGGGACCGTCGTCCTCATAGTACACCTTCTCCATTTGGAAATATGGATAAGAGACCTCCAGCGTTTCAAAGTCCTAATGAAAATGATCCTGAGAAGGCACAGCTTATCATGCAAGTTCTTCAATTAACTGACCAACAAATCGCCCTTTTACCAGCAGAACAACGTCAAAGTATTATGGAGTTAAAGAATCAAATGAATTCTTAA
- the sra gene encoding calcipressin-2 isoform X1: MYIYNNTLFQKLKIYLSMATMRGHTLRSGHPANSMDQDSFDSYDDAEDMLVMSTQGLNISGDGESPRNESESTSLNTMNEESELPKSLIVTNVDTTVFDNEDIKANFENMFREFGQSATFHYLRSFRRIRIGYGNHVSALQAKTHLHNTPVGSKIIHCFFLQVLSTRADEDAFLAVPPLEKQFLISPPSSPPVGWETAREDRPVVNMDLIAAVSQLTPGENYELQPSKEVTVLGKSISTPSITVDVCGEGLSSSSKMKIQQTKCPERKSSLD, from the exons atgtatatatacaacaatacattatttcaaaagttgaaGATTTATCTTTCAATG GCTACGATGAGAGGACATACCTTACGCTCAGGTCATCCAGCAAACAGTATGGACCAAGATTCATTTGATTCTTATGATGATGCAGAGGATATGCTCGTTATGTCCACACAGGGACTCAATATAAGTGGAGATGGAGAAAGTCCTAGGAATGAAAGTGAATCCACTTCCCTCAACACCATGAATGAAGAATCTGAACTACCAAAGTCATTAATAGTTACTAATGTAGACACAACAGTATTCGACAACGAAGATATAAAG gccaattttgaaaatatgtttcgAGAATTTGGACAAAGTGCTACATTCCATTATTTAAGAAGTTTTAGAAGAATTCGCATCGGCTATGGTAATCATGTGTCTGCTTTACAGGCAAAAACTCATCTTCACAATACTCCTGTTGGAAGCAAAATTATTCATTGCTTCTTTTTACAA GTTTTGTCTACGAGAGCCGATGAAGACGCATTTCTAGCTGTCCCTcccttagaaaaacaatttttaatttcaccGCCAAGTAGTCCACCGGTTGGGTGGGAAACAGCAAGGGAGGATAGACCTGTCGTGAATATGGATCTTATTGCTGCAGTATCTCAGCTCACTCCTG GTGAAAACTATGAATTACAACCTTCCAAAGAGGTAACGGTCCTAGGGAAGAGCATTTCAACTCCTTCCATTACAGTGGATGTATGCGGAGAAGGACTTTCTtcttcctcaaaaatgaaaatacagcAAACCAAATGTCCCGAAAGAAAGTCCTCCCTTGATTAG
- the LOC121122503 gene encoding thioredoxin domain-containing protein 15 — translation MLRELLFVTNILFVYGVENGVCPWGLEAVLPKSNSSKTAKKIANCRWKEWDEVHLSVQMLDGTFFESVNNVTTPHNRSEPGLCAVVLFYSPTCPFSIQAAPYFNALPMVFPQISFYAIDGSSSNAANLLYQFVIPALPSIIVFHKNWPFYYYNHTEYSIESFTKFIAFATKLPPLYPISSAEVKNEGPVPTQLAIKPDYCLLLAWTFTLTVLTVYAGKSSSCQKLMDSIKNIWREVEIQHQHVD, via the coding sequence atgttgaggGAGCTTCTATTTGTGACCAACATCCTATTCGTCTATGGAGTTGAGAACGGAGTTTGTCCCTGGGGATTGGAGGCCGTTCTACCCAAATCCAATTCATCCAAGACCGCCAAAAAGATAGCCAATTGTCGATGGAAGGAGTGGGATGAAGTGCATTTATCCGTTCAGATGTTGGATGGCACTTTCTTCGAGTCTGTTAATAATGTGACAACACCGCACAATCGTTCTGAGCCGGGATTATGCGCCGTAGTTCTTTTCTATTCCCCAACGTGCCCCTTTTCCATTCAAGCAGCCCCTTATTTTAACGCCCTTCCAATGGTGTTTCCCCAGATATCCTTCTATGCTATTGATGGATCCTCCTCGAATGCAGCTAATCTTCTCTATCAGTTTGTTATACCTGCACTCCCATCCATAATTGTCTTTCACAAAAATTGGcctttttactattataacCACACGGAGTATAGCATTGAGTCCTTCACCAAATTCATTGCTTTTGCTACTAAACTTCCTCCTCTGTATCCCATTTCCTCAGCAGAGGTAAAAAATGAGGGACCTGTGCCCACTCAACTCGCGATTAAACCGGACTATTGTTTACTACTGGCCTGGACATTTACTTTAACAGTACTTACCGTATACGCAGGGAAGTCATCATCCTGTCAGAAATTAATGGACTCAATCAAGAATATTTGGAGAGAAGTGGAGATACAACATCAGCACGTGGACTGA
- the sra gene encoding calcipressin-2 isoform X2 codes for MNKATMRGHTLRSGHPANSMDQDSFDSYDDAEDMLVMSTQGLNISGDGESPRNESESTSLNTMNEESELPKSLIVTNVDTTVFDNEDIKANFENMFREFGQSATFHYLRSFRRIRIGYGNHVSALQAKTHLHNTPVGSKIIHCFFLQVLSTRADEDAFLAVPPLEKQFLISPPSSPPVGWETAREDRPVVNMDLIAAVSQLTPGENYELQPSKEVTVLGKSISTPSITVDVCGEGLSSSSKMKIQQTKCPERKSSLD; via the exons ATGAACAAA GCTACGATGAGAGGACATACCTTACGCTCAGGTCATCCAGCAAACAGTATGGACCAAGATTCATTTGATTCTTATGATGATGCAGAGGATATGCTCGTTATGTCCACACAGGGACTCAATATAAGTGGAGATGGAGAAAGTCCTAGGAATGAAAGTGAATCCACTTCCCTCAACACCATGAATGAAGAATCTGAACTACCAAAGTCATTAATAGTTACTAATGTAGACACAACAGTATTCGACAACGAAGATATAAAG gccaattttgaaaatatgtttcgAGAATTTGGACAAAGTGCTACATTCCATTATTTAAGAAGTTTTAGAAGAATTCGCATCGGCTATGGTAATCATGTGTCTGCTTTACAGGCAAAAACTCATCTTCACAATACTCCTGTTGGAAGCAAAATTATTCATTGCTTCTTTTTACAA GTTTTGTCTACGAGAGCCGATGAAGACGCATTTCTAGCTGTCCCTcccttagaaaaacaatttttaatttcaccGCCAAGTAGTCCACCGGTTGGGTGGGAAACAGCAAGGGAGGATAGACCTGTCGTGAATATGGATCTTATTGCTGCAGTATCTCAGCTCACTCCTG GTGAAAACTATGAATTACAACCTTCCAAAGAGGTAACGGTCCTAGGGAAGAGCATTTCAACTCCTTCCATTACAGTGGATGTATGCGGAGAAGGACTTTCTtcttcctcaaaaatgaaaatacagcAAACCAAATGTCCCGAAAGAAAGTCCTCCCTTGATTAG
- the sra gene encoding calcipressin-2 isoform X3 yields the protein MRGHTLRSGHPANSMDQDSFDSYDDAEDMLVMSTQGLNISGDGESPRNESESTSLNTMNEESELPKSLIVTNVDTTVFDNEDIKANFENMFREFGQSATFHYLRSFRRIRIGYGNHVSALQAKTHLHNTPVGSKIIHCFFLQVLSTRADEDAFLAVPPLEKQFLISPPSSPPVGWETAREDRPVVNMDLIAAVSQLTPGENYELQPSKEVTVLGKSISTPSITVDVCGEGLSSSSKMKIQQTKCPERKSSLD from the exons ATGAGAGGACATACCTTACGCTCAGGTCATCCAGCAAACAGTATGGACCAAGATTCATTTGATTCTTATGATGATGCAGAGGATATGCTCGTTATGTCCACACAGGGACTCAATATAAGTGGAGATGGAGAAAGTCCTAGGAATGAAAGTGAATCCACTTCCCTCAACACCATGAATGAAGAATCTGAACTACCAAAGTCATTAATAGTTACTAATGTAGACACAACAGTATTCGACAACGAAGATATAAAG gccaattttgaaaatatgtttcgAGAATTTGGACAAAGTGCTACATTCCATTATTTAAGAAGTTTTAGAAGAATTCGCATCGGCTATGGTAATCATGTGTCTGCTTTACAGGCAAAAACTCATCTTCACAATACTCCTGTTGGAAGCAAAATTATTCATTGCTTCTTTTTACAA GTTTTGTCTACGAGAGCCGATGAAGACGCATTTCTAGCTGTCCCTcccttagaaaaacaatttttaatttcaccGCCAAGTAGTCCACCGGTTGGGTGGGAAACAGCAAGGGAGGATAGACCTGTCGTGAATATGGATCTTATTGCTGCAGTATCTCAGCTCACTCCTG GTGAAAACTATGAATTACAACCTTCCAAAGAGGTAACGGTCCTAGGGAAGAGCATTTCAACTCCTTCCATTACAGTGGATGTATGCGGAGAAGGACTTTCTtcttcctcaaaaatgaaaatacagcAAACCAAATGTCCCGAAAGAAAGTCCTCCCTTGATTAG